A section of the Desulfatiglans anilini DSM 4660 genome encodes:
- the yidD gene encoding membrane protein insertion efficiency factor YidD yields the protein MKRRSLMATGVCLGLALWLACSPDAASLAAHPAENPAASTNAADERAGGVNAGAWLVRLFRDHISAVDSNRCPSYPSCSEYSVRAFEKHGFVMGWLMTVDRLIHEGSEEEAVSGTVRVGDRLLINDPVHNNDFWWYRPK from the coding sequence ATGAAACGCCGTTCATTGATGGCCACGGGTGTTTGCCTCGGGCTCGCCTTGTGGCTTGCCTGTTCACCCGATGCCGCTTCCCTGGCGGCGCATCCCGCCGAAAACCCTGCGGCATCGACAAACGCTGCGGATGAGCGGGCTGGTGGTGTGAATGCGGGCGCGTGGCTGGTCCGGCTCTTTCGCGACCACATCTCGGCGGTGGATAGCAACCGGTGTCCGAGCTACCCGTCTTGTTCGGAATACAGCGTGCGTGCCTTCGAGAAGCACGGATTCGTGATGGGTTGGCTGATGACGGTCGACCGCTTGATCCACGAAGGCTCCGAGGAAGAGGCCGTCTCAGGTACGGTGAGAGTAGGAGACCGTCTGTTGATCAACGATCCGGTTCACAACAACGATTTCTGGTGGTACCGACCGAAATGA
- a CDS encoding tetratricopeptide repeat protein yields MVPTEMMPRWISRVLLGLILLLMCGGAPGDVFSSEVVIRSDHQFAFARQFLDRGDYPAAAAEFERFRYFFPDDPRGDEALYLIGFCRLREGRHDEARTLFGRLVNEGADPSLAARAMFMAGESYYEEGRMEEASAVFEEVVRRYPGLEIKNAALYRLGWVDLRRDQWEEASASFEGVSPESPLYGRAGLLAGESLKGPELPWKEPSTAGVLAAVLPGAGHAYVGRWKDGLVALLLNGVFIWAAVEAFDSDQDVLGGILAFLEVGWYSGNIYSAVNAAHKYNRKVRDDFRKGLDERLDLRLFTGGGGAVGLGVSWRF; encoded by the coding sequence GTGGTACCGACCGAAATGATGCCGCGCTGGATCAGCCGGGTTCTGTTGGGCCTCATCCTTCTTTTGATGTGCGGCGGCGCTCCGGGAGACGTCTTTTCATCGGAGGTGGTGATCCGAAGCGACCACCAGTTCGCGTTCGCCAGGCAGTTTCTCGACCGTGGAGATTACCCGGCTGCAGCTGCGGAGTTCGAGCGCTTCCGCTATTTTTTCCCCGATGACCCGCGCGGGGACGAGGCGCTGTACCTGATAGGCTTCTGCCGGCTGCGCGAAGGCCGGCATGATGAGGCGCGGACCCTGTTCGGGCGCCTGGTGAACGAAGGCGCGGATCCATCCCTTGCCGCCAGGGCCATGTTCATGGCGGGCGAGTCCTACTATGAAGAGGGACGGATGGAAGAGGCCTCGGCCGTTTTCGAAGAGGTCGTCCGGCGCTATCCGGGGCTCGAGATCAAGAACGCCGCCCTGTATCGGCTGGGCTGGGTCGATCTGCGCCGGGACCAGTGGGAAGAGGCCTCGGCCTCGTTCGAAGGCGTGAGCCCGGAGAGCCCTCTTTACGGAAGGGCCGGGCTGCTCGCCGGGGAGAGCCTCAAAGGGCCGGAGCTCCCCTGGAAGGAGCCCTCCACGGCCGGTGTGCTCGCGGCGGTCCTGCCGGGGGCGGGGCACGCCTATGTCGGCCGCTGGAAAGACGGTCTCGTGGCGCTGCTCCTGAACGGGGTCTTCATCTGGGCGGCCGTGGAGGCCTTCGACAGCGACCAGGATGTCCTGGGCGGGATCCTGGCCTTTTTGGAGGTCGGGTGGTACTCCGGCAATATTTACAGCGCCGTCAATGCGGCGCACAAATACAACCGGAAGGTGAGGGATGATTTCCGCAAAGGGCTCGATGAACGCCTCGACCTGAGGCTCTTTACGGGGGGCGGCGGTGCCGTGGGGCTAGGCGTCAGCTGGCGGTTCTAG
- a CDS encoding nucleotidyltransferase family protein: MHEAVRPCTCQAVAGIVLAAGASRRMGTPKQLLDIEGRPLLFRVLTEVLASDLETVVLVLGFEAGRVRRSLGALLAHPKLDVVENPRFQEGMSTSLILGLEAVERRFDHIMILLGDMPHTDRAVINRLIRAVPASGCPLGAAAIGGKRTHPVMVSRPLFGELHAVSGDRGAKALFVKHPEETHLVEVEGPYDDRDLDTPEDYSRLTGRSLEPPADA; encoded by the coding sequence ATGCATGAGGCGGTCAGGCCATGCACATGCCAGGCCGTGGCCGGAATCGTCCTCGCCGCCGGGGCCTCCAGGCGCATGGGAACGCCCAAGCAGCTGTTGGACATCGAAGGAAGGCCCCTCCTCTTCAGGGTTCTGACCGAGGTGCTCGCTTCGGACCTCGAAACGGTCGTCCTTGTTCTGGGCTTTGAGGCCGGGCGTGTGCGAAGGAGCCTCGGCGCCCTTCTGGCGCACCCGAAGCTCGACGTGGTGGAGAATCCGAGGTTTCAGGAAGGGATGAGCACGTCGCTCATTCTGGGGCTCGAGGCGGTCGAAAGGCGCTTCGACCACATCATGATCCTCCTTGGCGACATGCCCCACACGGACCGCGCTGTCATCAACCGGCTGATCCGGGCGGTCCCGGCGTCGGGATGTCCTTTGGGCGCAGCCGCTATAGGCGGCAAAAGAACCCACCCGGTCATGGTCAGCCGCCCGTTGTTCGGCGAACTCCATGCAGTGAGCGGGGACAGAGGCGCCAAGGCGCTCTTTGTGAAACACCCGGAAGAAACCCACCTGGTGGAGGTCGAAGGGCCCTACGATGACCGTGACCTTGACACGCCCGAGGACTACTCCCGTTTGACGGGCCGGAGCCTAGAACCGCCAGCTGACGCCTAG
- a CDS encoding indolepyruvate oxidoreductase subunit beta: METAANPVNIVLSGLGGQGILFMTKLLAQASLAKGFEVMGAETHGMAQRGGSVVSHLRLGPVHSSLVPEGKAHFLLALDESEGYRTLPFLRPAGRLYLDAPSSSIRPEVQAYLDRLGAVCRAFPAQKTAMDLGAPLSTNLALLGFFSAFESAPIGHAELRATVEAASPERLKDANLSVFDAGYLKGLESYA; the protein is encoded by the coding sequence GTGGAAACAGCAGCAAATCCGGTCAACATCGTTCTGAGCGGCCTCGGCGGACAGGGCATCCTCTTCATGACCAAACTGCTCGCGCAGGCGTCTCTCGCGAAGGGCTTCGAGGTGATGGGCGCGGAGACCCACGGCATGGCCCAGCGGGGTGGCTCGGTCGTCTCGCACCTGAGGCTCGGTCCGGTCCATAGCAGCCTGGTGCCCGAAGGGAAGGCCCATTTTCTGCTGGCCCTGGACGAGAGCGAAGGGTATCGCACCCTGCCCTTCCTGCGGCCCGCGGGCCGTCTTTATCTCGATGCCCCCAGCAGCAGCATACGCCCCGAGGTCCAGGCCTATCTCGACCGTCTCGGGGCCGTCTGCAGGGCATTCCCCGCCCAGAAGACCGCCATGGACCTCGGCGCCCCCCTGTCCACCAACCTGGCGCTTCTCGGCTTCTTCTCCGCCTTCGAGAGCGCGCCCATCGGCCATGCCGAGCTGCGTGCCACCGTCGAGGCCGCCAGTCCGGAGCGGTTGAAAGACGCCAATCTCAGCGTCTTCGATGCCGGGTATCTGAAAGGGCTCGAATCTTATGCATGA
- a CDS encoding thiamine pyrophosphate-dependent enzyme — protein sequence MTTRSEFLLGNGAIALGLLEAGCQVLTSYPGTPSSEILPETVRLMQSEGIHAYTEWSTNEKVALDTAYAAAVAGKRAACCMKQVGLNVAADSLMSSAYLGVTGALVIISCDDPGPHSSQTEQDTRFMARLAKVPVFDPSSPEEARQMVKAAMDLSAEFRLPVILRPAIRVCHARQNMTWRPVASATGKAVFERNPLRWAATPKFRLKLHGELNQKLEAIQGRFEAFAPFNTGAAPPARVPLGIVAGGVPSAAVADLLAEEGRSDIPILKLGAPFPFPYKSADAFMDRCDRVLVLEETDTFIEYLLGDRKKVLGRLSGHVPAEGELVPERIAAILDRTLNDAGLQPLSSGPDLGVRALVEGLGLPMRRPTLCPGCPHRASFFAIRKAQPKAIFTSDIGCYTLGLNLGAVDTCLDMGAGITMAAGFYHAFAADSEAQPVVATIGDSTFFHSGTAGLINAVYNDARFVLVILDNEITAMTGMQPTPGIGLRADGSRGKAVSIERVVEGCGIEFLRVVDPYDLAEMTRAVKEAARYTLEPDGGIAVIIARHPCVIAYRKEAIPVRRTVTVTDDCVECRLCLERFECPALYHDGALGKTAVNQALCTGCGVCIQVCPKGAIKEV from the coding sequence GTGACGACGCGCTCTGAATTTCTTTTGGGAAACGGGGCCATTGCGCTGGGCCTGCTGGAGGCAGGCTGCCAGGTCCTGACCTCCTATCCCGGGACCCCGAGCTCCGAGATCCTGCCCGAAACGGTGCGGCTGATGCAGTCCGAGGGCATCCATGCCTACACCGAGTGGTCCACGAACGAAAAGGTCGCGCTCGACACGGCCTACGCCGCCGCCGTGGCCGGGAAACGGGCGGCCTGCTGCATGAAGCAGGTCGGGCTCAACGTCGCCGCGGATTCCCTGATGAGTTCAGCCTACCTCGGCGTCACGGGCGCCCTGGTCATCATCTCATGCGACGATCCGGGGCCGCACTCCTCCCAGACCGAACAGGACACGCGCTTCATGGCGCGCCTTGCCAAGGTGCCGGTCTTCGATCCCTCCTCGCCCGAGGAAGCCCGGCAAATGGTGAAGGCCGCGATGGACCTTTCGGCGGAATTCCGCCTTCCGGTCATCCTTCGGCCTGCGATCCGGGTCTGCCACGCCAGGCAGAACATGACCTGGAGGCCTGTCGCATCCGCTACCGGGAAGGCCGTCTTCGAGAGGAACCCCCTGCGCTGGGCCGCCACACCAAAATTCAGGTTGAAGCTCCACGGCGAACTGAACCAGAAGCTCGAAGCCATCCAGGGGCGCTTCGAGGCCTTCGCGCCGTTCAATACGGGCGCCGCCCCGCCCGCCCGGGTCCCCCTGGGCATCGTGGCCGGGGGGGTGCCGAGCGCCGCCGTGGCCGACCTGCTGGCAGAGGAGGGCCGCTCCGATATCCCGATCCTCAAACTCGGGGCTCCTTTTCCTTTTCCCTACAAATCGGCCGATGCCTTCATGGACCGGTGCGACCGGGTCCTGGTCCTGGAGGAAACCGACACCTTCATCGAATACCTCCTGGGCGACCGGAAAAAGGTCCTGGGCCGCCTGTCCGGACATGTCCCGGCCGAAGGCGAACTCGTTCCCGAGCGGATCGCCGCGATCCTGGACAGGACCCTGAACGACGCCGGCCTGCAGCCGCTTTCCTCCGGCCCCGACCTCGGGGTGCGGGCGCTGGTGGAAGGCCTCGGCCTGCCGATGCGCCGGCCCACCCTGTGCCCCGGGTGCCCTCACCGGGCCTCTTTCTTCGCCATACGCAAGGCCCAGCCCAAGGCCATCTTCACCTCGGACATCGGCTGCTACACCCTCGGGCTCAACCTCGGGGCCGTCGACACGTGCCTCGACATGGGCGCCGGCATCACCATGGCCGCAGGCTTCTACCACGCCTTCGCAGCCGACAGCGAGGCCCAGCCCGTCGTCGCCACCATCGGCGATTCGACCTTCTTCCATTCCGGGACCGCCGGGTTGATCAACGCCGTCTACAACGACGCACGCTTTGTCCTGGTGATCCTCGACAACGAAATCACCGCCATGACCGGAATGCAGCCCACCCCGGGTATCGGCCTGCGGGCCGATGGAAGCCGGGGTAAGGCCGTCTCGATCGAAAGAGTGGTGGAAGGCTGCGGGATCGAGTTCCTGCGGGTGGTGGACCCCTATGACTTGGCCGAGATGACCCGCGCCGTCAAGGAGGCGGCCCGCTACACCCTCGAACCCGACGGCGGGATCGCCGTGATCATCGCGCGCCACCCCTGCGTCATCGCCTACCGGAAGGAGGCCATTCCCGTGCGCAGGACGGTGACCGTTACGGATGACTGTGTGGAGTGCCGCCTGTGCCTCGAGCGCTTCGAGTGCCCCGCTCTCTACCATGACGGGGCCTTGGGGAAAACGGCCGTCAACCAGGCCCTCTGCACGGGCTGCGGGGTGTGCATCCAGGTCTGTCCCAAGGGCGCCATAAAGGAGGTATAG
- a CDS encoding TrpB-like pyridoxal phosphate-dependent enzyme codes for MQTRKIVLPESEIPRQWYNVMPDMPTPMEPPLHPGTGQPVGPEDLLPIFPMPLIEQEVSQDSYIDIPDEVLEKYLIWRPTPLYRAYALEKFLQTPARIYYKNEGVSPAGSHKPNTAIAQVYYNKISGTKRITTETGAGQWGSALCFCCSLFGIEAKVYMVKVSFHQKPYRRIMMETWGGQCVASPSTETQAGRSILAQNPESPGSLGIAISEAVEAAVMDEDTKYSLGSVLNHVMMHQTINGLECQKQMAMAGDYPDVIIGCAGGGSNFAGICLPFVRDKINGKDIDIIGVEPTSCPTMTRGPFAYDFGDTVQMTPLLPMHTLGHNFVPEGIHAGGLRYHGMAPIISQLAMSNLIRAEAVPQLETFKAGITFARTEGFISAPETDHAIAMVIREALKAKEEGKEKVILFNWSGHGLVDMAAYEAFLSGKLEDHALAEEEIQRALRDIASLPKPKQYRG; via the coding sequence ATGCAGACCAGGAAAATCGTGTTGCCGGAATCGGAGATACCAAGGCAGTGGTACAACGTGATGCCCGACATGCCCACCCCCATGGAACCCCCTCTGCACCCGGGCACCGGACAGCCCGTAGGGCCGGAGGACCTTCTGCCGATCTTCCCCATGCCCCTGATCGAGCAGGAAGTCAGTCAGGATTCGTACATCGACATCCCTGACGAGGTGCTGGAAAAATACCTCATCTGGCGTCCCACCCCCCTTTACCGCGCCTATGCCCTCGAAAAGTTCCTCCAGACGCCGGCAAGGATCTATTACAAGAATGAGGGGGTGAGCCCGGCCGGGAGCCACAAACCGAACACCGCCATCGCCCAGGTCTACTACAACAAGATCTCCGGGACCAAGCGCATCACGACCGAGACGGGGGCCGGACAGTGGGGCAGCGCCCTGTGCTTCTGCTGCTCACTTTTCGGCATCGAAGCCAAGGTGTACATGGTCAAGGTGAGCTTTCACCAGAAGCCGTATCGGCGGATCATGATGGAAACCTGGGGGGGCCAGTGCGTCGCCAGCCCGAGCACGGAAACACAGGCCGGGCGCAGCATCCTCGCGCAGAACCCCGAATCGCCCGGCAGTCTGGGGATCGCCATCAGCGAGGCGGTGGAAGCCGCCGTCATGGATGAAGACACGAAATACTCCCTCGGCAGCGTCCTGAACCACGTGATGATGCACCAGACGATCAACGGCCTGGAGTGCCAAAAGCAGATGGCCATGGCCGGTGATTATCCGGACGTCATCATCGGCTGCGCCGGGGGCGGAAGCAATTTCGCCGGGATCTGCCTCCCTTTCGTGCGTGACAAGATCAACGGCAAGGATATCGACATCATCGGCGTCGAGCCGACCTCCTGCCCGACCATGACCCGCGGCCCCTTCGCCTATGATTTCGGTGACACGGTCCAAATGACCCCGCTCCTTCCGATGCACACCCTCGGGCACAACTTCGTCCCGGAAGGCATCCACGCCGGCGGCCTCCGCTACCACGGGATGGCTCCCATCATCAGCCAGCTCGCCATGAGCAACCTGATCCGGGCGGAGGCCGTGCCACAGCTCGAGACCTTCAAGGCCGGGATCACCTTCGCCCGTACGGAAGGCTTCATCAGCGCGCCCGAGACCGATCACGCCATAGCGATGGTCATCCGCGAGGCCCTCAAGGCCAAGGAGGAAGGCAAGGAAAAAGTCATCCTCTTCAACTGGAGCGGCCACGGGCTGGTGGACATGGCGGCGTACGAGGCCTTTCTGTCTGGAAAACTCGAGGATCACGCCCTGGCCGAGGAGGAGATCCAGCGCGCGCTCAGAGACATCGCCTCCCTTCCCAAGCCGAAGCAGTATCGCGGTTAA